The Micromonas commoda chromosome 6, complete sequence genome includes the window gggTGGGTCCCGAAGGaaggggcgacgccggcggtgggacgaaaagtcggcacccggggacgaaaagtcggcacccggggacgaaaagtaggcacccggggacgaaAAGTGGGCACAAGTtggcacccggggacgaaaagtcgtCGTTTGCCAGGTGCCCGAACCCGGcgtgcggcgtcgccatAGAGAAGGTCCCGCCGAGACGAaaccccgacggcgacctcgagctcgtcgccgagcggaTACCCGGCACCGCGCGTTGGATGTCCAAAGAGGCTCTGGAGCACAGGGCCGCCAAGCTGTTCCGATGCGGGGCGTGTCGGACAGACTTTTGTGGCGACTGCGAACAAATGCCGTACCACGTCGGGTTCGCGAgttgcgcggcggcggcggcggcggcggcggcgccccggtGCCGATACTGCCGGGAGCGGAtcacgcccggcgcgtcggcgctggaTTTTTACtacttcggcggcggggtcggggacgaaaagtcggcacccggggacctggacggggacgaagagtcggcacccggggacctggacggggacgggggcggttgggggaacgacgcggtactcgcgcccgcgggtaaGAGCGGCGACATGTccgtccgcgagctgcggcgggcgtgcggcgtcgcggacacGTCCTGGTGCGTGGATAAGAAGGAGCTTCGAGGGGTGTTCCGtgtcgcgggcggggtgtGCCGAGCCGGGGAGTGCCAGGCGCGGCTGAAGGGTTCGTGCACCAAGACGTTGCCGTGCGGTCACCCGTGCGGGGGCGTGCGGGGCGAGGCGACGTGTCTGCCGTGCCTGAGGTGTGTGCCcccgggggacgcggggacgacgcgaaagGGAAAGAGCCGCGGTGTACACGGTAACGGCTCTTTCCCGACTGCGGATGACCCGTGCGCGATTTGTTACGTCGATCCCTTGGGCGCAAGCCCCGCCATCTTGCTGGGCTGCGGACACGTCGTGCACAGGCAGTGCGCAATCGATAAGATCCGCGCGGGGTACCCCGGGCCCGCGATATCGTTCAACCACCTGCGTTGTCCCCTGTGCGGCGCTTCGGGtggggaggcggaggaggtgggTTCCGCGCAGTTCCCCGTCATGCGCCACGGatcgctcgacgaggagattCGACCCGTATTGgcgctgcgcgacgcggtcatgcgacgcgggcgacgacggctgcTGGCGGAGGGTaacgtcgcggagctccagCCGGGTGGAGAGTGGGAGGGACGGCCGGGCGAACTCGCTCTGGCGCGGTTCAACTACTACAAGTGCGGAAAATGCGGAGAGCCTTACTTTGGGGGTTTGAGGGAATGCGGAGGGGAGCctgggggcggcgggggcgacgcgaacggcgacgccgagctcatGTGTGGTGGGTGCAGCGCCACGGTGAGCGGTTTGAGCGGCGCTTGCGCCAAACAcgggcgcgatgagctccaGTTCAAGTGTCGATTCTGCTGCTCCCCGGCGGTTTTTTTTTGTTTCGGCTCCACGCACTTCTGCGAGAGGTGTCACGTCACGAGGCCGGATTGGAagccccagccgccgccgaagacgtGCACGAGAGCGACCTGCCCGCTCGGCGTGGACCACCCTCCGCACGGGCAGGAATTTTGCCTGGGGTGCGCGCTGTGTCGAGCCACCGACACGGGAtactgacg containing:
- a CDS encoding predicted protein, yielding MRRGRRRLLAEGNVAELQPGGEWEGRPGELALARFNYYKCGKCGEPYFGGLRECGGEPGGGGGDANGDAELMCGGCSATVSGLSGACAKHGRDELQFKCRFCCSPAVFFCFGSTHFCERCHVTRPDWKPQPPPKTCTRATCPLGVDHPPHGQEFCLGCALCRATDTGY